The sequence CGATCAGGCCGGTCTCGATCTCCAGGTTCGGCACCGAGTCGGCGCGCGCGCCGTCGGTGAGGACCAGGTTGCGGTTGAGCTCGTAGGTGTCGGTCCCCTCGGCCTCCGCCCGGATCAGCACGTCGCCGACCCACACGGTGTGCGCGCCCTCGCCCTGCAGCGCGCCCTTGTAGGTCACGCGGCTCACGCAGCTCGGGACGGCGTGGTCGACGAACAGGCGGTGCTCCTGGTGCTGGGCGGAGTCCGCGAAGTACAGGCCGAGCATGGTGACCGAGCCGCCCTCGCCGGCGAACTCCGCGTCGGGCGTGACCCGGACGACGTCGCCGCCGAGCGTCACGACGATGTGCTTGACGGTCGCGTCGCGGCCGACCTTGAGGCGGTGCGACGCGGCGTGCACCGAGCCGTCGGCCCAGTCGTGCACCGACACGACGGTCAGGTGCGCGCCGTCCTCGGCGACGATCTCGACCGTCTCGGTGAGCGCCGCGTGCCCGATGTGGTCGATCACGACCGTGCCCTGCGACATGGCCTCGGCGCGCACGACCAGGTGCGCGGCGGTCGGGACCAGCGGCGCCTCGTGCGTGCCGGCGCCCTCGACGCCCTCGACGCGGATGGAGGTGACCTTCGACGCCACGGCCTCCCGCGGCACGGTCACCAGCGTCGCGCGCTGCGCGGACGCCCACGCGACGGCCGCGGTCCGGTCGCCCGGCTTGCCGACGACCCCGAGCCGCGCGTCCCCGCGGTCCACGATCTCGACACCGACCTCGGGCGACTCGACGACCGTGGTGAGCACGCCGTGCCCGTCCAGGACGCCGTCCGTGCTCGCCGCGAACAGCGGTGCGAGCTTGTCGACGGGCGCGAACCGCCACTCCTCCTCGCGACCGGTCGGCACCGCGAAGTCGCCGACCTCGAACGAGGTCAGGCGCTCCGCGCGGGACGCCTCGGGCACACCCACGCCGTGCGTGTGGGCGCCGTCCGCGACGGCGCGCGAGTGGTCGGTGGACAGGCCGGCCGCGGCCGGCTCGTTCGTGGTGGTCGTCATCAGCCGACGGCCCCTTCCATCTGCAGCTCGATGAGGCGGTTGAGCTCGAGCGCGTACTCCATGGGCAGCTCCCGCGCGATGGGCTCGACGAACCCGCGCACGATCATCGCCATGGCCTCCGTCTCCGGCATGCCTCGGGACATCAGGTAGAACAGCTGGTCCTCGCTCACGCGCGACACGGTCGCCTCGTGGCCCATCGACACGTCGTCCTCGCGGACGTCGACGTACGGGTACGTGTCGGAGCGGGAGATCTGGTCGACCAGCAGCGCGTCGCACAGGACGTTGCTCGCCGAGTGGCTCGCGCCCTCGAGGATCTGCACCAGGCCGCGGTAGGACGTGCGGCCACCGCCGCGCGCGACGGACTTGGAGACGATCGACGACGAGGTGTGCGGCGCCGCGTGCACCATCTTCGAGCCGGCGTCCTGGTGCTGGCCCTCGCCCGCGAACGCGATCGACAGCGTCTCGCCGCGCGCGTGCTCGCCCATGAGGTAGATCGCCGGGTACTTCATGGTGACCTTGGAGCCGATGTTGCCGTCGACCCACTCCATGGTCGCGCCCTCGGCCGCGGTCGCCCGCTTGGTCACGAGGTTGTACACGTTGTTCGACCAGTTCTGGATCGTCGTGTACCGCACCCGCGCGTTCTTCTTCACGATGATCTCGACGACCGCGCTGTGCAGCGAGTCCGACGAGTACACCGGCGCGGTGCAGCCCTCGACGTAGTGCACGTACGAGCCCTCGTCCGCGATGATCAGCGTCCGCTCGAACTGGCCCATGTTCTCGGTGTTGATGCGGAAGTACGCCTGCAGCGGGATCTCGACGTGCACGCCCGGCGGGACGTAGACGAACGAGCCGCCGGACCACACGGCCGTGTTGAGCGACGCGAACTTGTTGTCACCGGGCGGGATGACCGAGCCGAAGTACTGCTCGAAGATCTCCGGGTGCTCGCGCAGGCCGGTGTCGGTGTCGAGGAAGATGACGCCCTGCTCCTCGAGCGACTCCTGGATCTGGTGGTAGACGACCTCGGACTCGTACTGCGCGGCGACCCCCGCGACGAGGCGCTGCTTCTCCGCCTCCGGGATGCCGAGCCGGTCGTACGTGTTGCGGATGTCCTCGGGGAGGTCCTCCCAGCTCGCCGCCTGCTTCTCGGTCGAGCGCACGAAGTACTTGATGTTGTCGAAGTCGATGCCCGACAGGTCCGCGCCCCACCAGGGCATCGGCTTCTTGTCGAACATGCGCAGCGACTTCAGGCGCGTCTTGAGCATCCACTCCGGCTCGTTCTTGAGCCGGGAGATCTCGCGCACGACGTCCTCGGACAGCCCGCGCCGCGCCGTGGCGCCCGCGGTGTCCGTGTCGTGCCAGCCGTAGTTGTAGCTGCCGATCGAGGCGATCGCCTCGTCCTGCGTCATCGGCTGGGCCGGGTCCTGCGTGGGTGCACTCATGCGTTCGTTCCTTCCGGTGCGAGCACAGGGGGGTTCGGTGAGGTCGTGGTGGCGTCCGACGGGCGGGTCGCCGCGAGGGCGACGGGGATGTTGGTGGTGCAGACGTGGCCGCCGCCGGCCAGCGTGGCCAGCCGCTGCACGTGGACGCCGAGCAGGCGCGAGAACGCGCGCGCCTCGGCGTCGCACAGCTGCGGGAACTCGTGCGCGACGTCCTGGACCGGGCAGTGACCCTGGCACAGCTGCACGGCGTGCAGGCCGGGCACCGTCCGGGCGGTCGCCGCGTAGCCGTCCGCCGACAGGGCGTCCGCGAGCGCCTCCACCCGCGTGGTCACGTCCTCGTCGGAGGTCCCGACGAGCCGCTCGGCGAGCCGGTGCTCGAGCTCCGCCACGCGCTGCTCGGCGAAGCCCTCGACGGCCGCGGCGCCCGCGGTGTCGGACAGGAAACGCAACGCCTGCGTGGCGATCTCGGCGTACCGGTGCGTGAGCGCGGACTGGCCGGTCGCGGTCGCGACGTAACGACGAGCCGGGCGGCCGCGGCGTGCCGGGCCTGCCCCCGCGCCCTCGTGGACGGCGATCTGGTCGGTGCTCTCGAGGACGCCGAGGTGCCGGCGGATGGCCGCGGGCGTCAGGTCGAGGCGTGCCGCGAGCTCGGCCGCGGCGATCGGGCCCTCGCTCGCGACGAGCTGGAGCACGCGCTGCCGGGTGCCGGCGTCGCTCGGGTCGCCCTCGCGAGCGACCGCGGCGGGCACCGCCGGGACGGCGGCGTGCGCGCCCGCCTCGAGGACGGGACCGCTCCTCGTCGTGCTCATGCCACCTCCCACGTGCGCTCGAGGACGGCGGCCCGGAGCGGCGGACGCCGGCCGGCCGGCGTGCCGGCCCCGGGGGAAGGCCGTCCAGATGCAGCTGCGGCACGCCGGACGACCTGCGTCGCCCGACCGCCTGCGATATCGACAACATGCTTGTTGCCAAAATCGTTCCGCGCAAGCAAGGCATGCCTTCGCGTCGGCGCCCGGCGCGCGTGACCTCGCTCACGTCAGCGCCGGTCCGGACCCCGTCCGGTGGTGCCGGGGCACCTAGACTCGTCGTCCGTGCCCGCCTCCCCGTCCGACTCCCCCGCCGTCGAGGTCGTCGGCCTCGTCAAGAGGTACGACGAGCGCGCGGTGGTCGACGGTCTGGACCTGGTCGCGCGGCGCGGCGAGGTGACGGCCGTGCTGGGGCCGAACGGTGCGGGCAAGACCACGACGATCGAGTGCTGCGAGGGGCTGCGACGGCCCGACGGCGGCACGGCGCGCGTCCTGGGCCTGGACCCGCTCGAGGACGCGCACGCGCTCCGACCGCGCGTCGGCGTGATGCTGCAGGACGGCGGCCTGCCCACGGGCGTGCCCGCCGCGCAGATGCTCGAGCACGTCGCCCGCATGTACGCGGACCCGCGGCCTCTCGACGAGCTCGGCGAGCGGCTCGGGCTGACCTCGTTCGCGCGCACCACCGTGCGCCGGCTCTCCGGCGGCCAGCGGCAGCGGCTGGCCCTCGCGGCCGCGGTCGTCGGACGGCCCGAGGTGGCCTTCCTGGACGAGCCGAGCGCCGGCATGGACCCGCAGTCCCGGCACGCCGTGTGGGAGCTCGTCCGCGAGCTGCGCGACGAGGGCGTGGCGGTGGTGCTGACGACGCACCTGATGGACGAGGCGGAGGACCTCGCGGACCACGTGGTCGTCGTCGACCACGGCCGCGTCATCGCGCAGGGCACGGTGCGCGACCTCGTCTCCTCGGCCGACGACCGCACGCTGCGGCTCGACGCGACGCCGGGCCTCGACACCGGCGCGATGGCCGCCGCGCTGGCCACGGCGGCCGGCGCGCCGGCGGTCACCGAGGCGGAGGCGGGCAGCTACACCGTCGTCGGCCAGGTCGGGCCCGCGACGGTCGCGGACCTGACCGCGTGGCTCGCCGCGCAGGACGTCCTCGCGACGCGGGTCACGGTGGGACGACGGACGCTCGAGGACGTGTTCCTCGACCTGACCGGGAGGCAGCTGCGATGACCGCCGCACCGACCCCGCGCCCGCACGCGGGACCCGCGCCGGCGCGGCAGCGCGTGCTGGCGCAGACCGCGTTCGAGGCCCGCGCGATCCTGCGCAACGGCGAGCAGCTCCTGGTGACGGTCGTGGTCCCCGTCCTCGCGCTCGTCGGGCTGGTCCAGGTGGACGCGCTCGACGTCGACACCGGCCGTCTCAGCCGCATCGACTTCTTCGCGCCCGGGATCCTCGCCCTGGCCGTCATGACGTCGTCGTTCACGTCGCAGGCGATCGCGTCGGCGTTCGACCGACGCAACGGGGTGCTGCGCCTGCTGTCGACCACGCCCCTCGGCCGGGGTGGCCTGCTCGCCGGCAAGGTGCTCGGGGTCCTGGTGGTGGAGGTCGTGCAGATCGCGGTCATCGGCCTGACCGCCGTGCTGCTGGGCTGGCGCCCGGACCCGGCCGGCGTGGCCCTCGCGCTGGTCGCCGTCGTCCTCGGCACCGCGGCGTTCACGTCGCTGGCGCTGCTGGTCGCGGGCACGCTGCGCGCCGAGGCCGTGCTCGCGGTCGCGAACCTCGCGCTGCTCCTGCTCGCCGTCGCCGGCGGGGTCGTGGTGCCCGCCGAGCGCCTGCCCGGCGCGCTCCAGCACCTCGCGGTCCTGCTGCCGTCCGGCGCGCTGGGCGAGGCGATGCGCGGCGCGCTCCAGCAGGGGTCGCTGCCGGCGTGGTCCGTCGTCGTGCTCGTCGGCTGGGCGGCCGCGCTCGGCTGGGGCGCCGCCCGGCTGTTCCGCTGGCACTGACGCGCCGCGCAGGCCGCTTAGGCTGGACGCCGTGACCGCGCAGCTCCCCACCACCCCGGCGACTCCGGCGACCCCGACGAGCCCCGCCACCCCGACGCCGGAGGAGCCCCGGCGCGGACGAGCGCGCGTCGTGGACCTCGTCGTCCGGGTGTGGCGCGCTCTGCTCGCCTGGCTCGTCGACCACCGGTACGCCGTGCTCGTCGCGAACCTCGTCGGGCAGATCGGGATCGTCGGCACGGGCGGCGCGGTGCGGCTCACCGGCTCGGGCCTGGGCTGCTCGACGTGGCCGCAGTGCGAGCCCGGCAGCTTCGTCCCCCAGTTCCACGCGGCCGTGACGTACCACCCGTTCGTCGAGTTCGGGAACCGGCTCATGACGTTCGTGCTCGGGTTCGTCGCGATCGCGGTCGCCTACGTCGTGTGGCGCGACCGGACGCGCGCCCGCTCGTTCCGGCTGCTCGGCTGGGCGCCCCTGGGCGGCGTCGCGGCGCAGGCACTGATCGGTGGCGTCCTGGTGCTGCTCGAGCTGCCGCCGATCCTGGTCTCGCTGCACTTCCTCATCTCGATGGCGCTCGTGGCGCTCTCGCTCGTCCTGGTGCACCGGGACCGCGAGGGCGACGGTCCCCCGGTCGCCCTGCTCGACGGCGCGACGCGGGCGCTGACCCACGTCCTCGCCGTCCTCCTCGTCGTCGTGCTGGTGCTCGGCACCCTGACGACCGGCGCCGGACCGCACTCGGGGGACGACGAGGTCGGCTACCGGCTCGCGGTCGACCCGCTGCTCATGACGAAGATCCACGCCGCCGCGGTGTGGGCGTTCGCCGCCGTGCTGCTCGTCGTCGTCTGGCGGACGCGGGCCGCAGCGGGGCGGCCGGACGCTGCACGGACGCACCGCGCGGCGCTGGTCCTCGTGGCGCTCACCGTGCTGCAGGGCTCGATCGGGTACGTCCAGACGGCCACCGGCCTGCCGGTGGCCCTGGTCAACCTCCACCTCGTGGGCGCCGCGCTGCTCACGGCCGGCACCACGCGGGTGTGGCTGTGCGGGCGTCGGCGCGACGAGGCGGCGCCGGCGGTCCCGACGGCCCCGGCGGCCCCGGCGACGACCCCGGCCTGAGCCTCCGCGCCGCCTCGTCCCGCCGCGACGCGGGCGGCGGGACGATTCGGGGGTGACTGTGTCGGTGGTCACACCTACGGTCTTCCCATGAGCCAGCCCCGCTCCACCTCAGACGCCGACGGCGCCCCGCCCGCGATCAGCGCGCGCGGCCTCGTCAAGCGGTACAAGGACGTCGTCGCGCTCGACGGTGTCGACCTCACCGTGCCGACC is a genomic window of Cellulomonas fulva containing:
- a CDS encoding helix-turn-helix transcriptional regulator: MSTTRSGPVLEAGAHAAVPAVPAAVAREGDPSDAGTRQRVLQLVASEGPIAAAELAARLDLTPAAIRRHLGVLESTDQIAVHEGAGAGPARRGRPARRYVATATGQSALTHRYAEIATQALRFLSDTAGAAAVEGFAEQRVAELEHRLAERLVGTSDEDVTTRVEALADALSADGYAATARTVPGLHAVQLCQGHCPVQDVAHEFPQLCDAEARAFSRLLGVHVQRLATLAGGGHVCTTNIPVALAATRPSDATTTSPNPPVLAPEGTNA
- a CDS encoding ABC transporter ATP-binding protein produces the protein MPASPSDSPAVEVVGLVKRYDERAVVDGLDLVARRGEVTAVLGPNGAGKTTTIECCEGLRRPDGGTARVLGLDPLEDAHALRPRVGVMLQDGGLPTGVPAAQMLEHVARMYADPRPLDELGERLGLTSFARTTVRRLSGGQRQRLALAAAVVGRPEVAFLDEPSAGMDPQSRHAVWELVRELRDEGVAVVLTTHLMDEAEDLADHVVVVDHGRVIAQGTVRDLVSSADDRTLRLDATPGLDTGAMAAALATAAGAPAVTEAEAGSYTVVGQVGPATVADLTAWLAAQDVLATRVTVGRRTLEDVFLDLTGRQLR
- a CDS encoding ABC transporter permease, which gives rise to MTAAPTPRPHAGPAPARQRVLAQTAFEARAILRNGEQLLVTVVVPVLALVGLVQVDALDVDTGRLSRIDFFAPGILALAVMTSSFTSQAIASAFDRRNGVLRLLSTTPLGRGGLLAGKVLGVLVVEVVQIAVIGLTAVLLGWRPDPAGVALALVAVVLGTAAFTSLALLVAGTLRAEAVLAVANLALLLLAVAGGVVVPAERLPGALQHLAVLLPSGALGEAMRGALQQGSLPAWSVVVLVGWAAALGWGAARLFRWH
- a CDS encoding COX15/CtaA family protein, which translates into the protein MTAQLPTTPATPATPTSPATPTPEEPRRGRARVVDLVVRVWRALLAWLVDHRYAVLVANLVGQIGIVGTGGAVRLTGSGLGCSTWPQCEPGSFVPQFHAAVTYHPFVEFGNRLMTFVLGFVAIAVAYVVWRDRTRARSFRLLGWAPLGGVAAQALIGGVLVLLELPPILVSLHFLISMALVALSLVLVHRDREGDGPPVALLDGATRALTHVLAVLLVVVLVLGTLTTGAGPHSGDDEVGYRLAVDPLLMTKIHAAAVWAFAAVLLVVVWRTRAAAGRPDAARTHRAALVLVALTVLQGSIGYVQTATGLPVALVNLHLVGAALLTAGTTRVWLCGRRRDEAAPAVPTAPAAPATTPA
- the sufD gene encoding Fe-S cluster assembly protein SufD — encoded protein: MTTTTNEPAAAGLSTDHSRAVADGAHTHGVGVPEASRAERLTSFEVGDFAVPTGREEEWRFAPVDKLAPLFAASTDGVLDGHGVLTTVVESPEVGVEIVDRGDARLGVVGKPGDRTAAVAWASAQRATLVTVPREAVASKVTSIRVEGVEGAGTHEAPLVPTAAHLVVRAEAMSQGTVVIDHIGHAALTETVEIVAEDGAHLTVVSVHDWADGSVHAASHRLKVGRDATVKHIVVTLGGDVVRVTPDAEFAGEGGSVTMLGLYFADSAQHQEHRLFVDHAVPSCVSRVTYKGALQGEGAHTVWVGDVLIRAEAEGTDTYELNRNLVLTDGARADSVPNLEIETGLIEGAGHASATGRFDDEQLFYLRARGIPEPDARRLVVRGFFAELVHEIGVPEVEERLLAAIEAELEESMSVLDQVGDRPTVEGAQAGAAVPEATA
- the sufB gene encoding Fe-S cluster assembly protein SufB, which produces MSAPTQDPAQPMTQDEAIASIGSYNYGWHDTDTAGATARRGLSEDVVREISRLKNEPEWMLKTRLKSLRMFDKKPMPWWGADLSGIDFDNIKYFVRSTEKQAASWEDLPEDIRNTYDRLGIPEAEKQRLVAGVAAQYESEVVYHQIQESLEEQGVIFLDTDTGLREHPEIFEQYFGSVIPPGDNKFASLNTAVWSGGSFVYVPPGVHVEIPLQAYFRINTENMGQFERTLIIADEGSYVHYVEGCTAPVYSSDSLHSAVVEIIVKKNARVRYTTIQNWSNNVYNLVTKRATAAEGATMEWVDGNIGSKVTMKYPAIYLMGEHARGETLSIAFAGEGQHQDAGSKMVHAAPHTSSSIVSKSVARGGGRTSYRGLVQILEGASHSASNVLCDALLVDQISRSDTYPYVDVREDDVSMGHEATVSRVSEDQLFYLMSRGMPETEAMAMIVRGFVEPIARELPMEYALELNRLIELQMEGAVG